A window of the Streptomyces luomodiensis genome harbors these coding sequences:
- a CDS encoding ATP-binding protein — protein sequence MQPERVSELADLLSRARSARAGMGNAVLVRSVSGMRCSALLGEVAERVRRLGSMVWSLSCSPSDAHRRFAVVRQLRAASLKVAGRDENIEGEEPLSGISDGTGPFDHQLFEALWEGFTQGARRHPLVVIVDHIQWMDETSLRCFGFLVRRLHHLPVLLILAYRTDETPVDRTLIDDISKCDRCQSLTLSPLSAHSVRDMVETAYSGQGCDDEFVQACAEATHGRPSRLEKLLASLTADAVPPRASQVDRVRRCGERLQAEAAAARLLRQPATLREVAEVAAVLGEEGDCAVIADMLNLYGDTIWGLTAELTRVGVFRPTGTPERYRFTNAELWRLIHRDMSADARRALHMRAARRLNDLGAPLPQVAEHLLQADVAEDAWACGVLKNAADDALKAGDPKTCAEYAWRVLRDWIPEEERAEVLWLLGRAEVLFAPAAADRHLDEAVRLFSDPARQAAAIVERAYARVLRQGSAESALRPPRTVLAHVDEKAFAELADTELSLSVQSLTSTVPEGGRAPVVAAPDRPALSHTLGVTPGERELLAAIAGDLACRSEPRDVPLELVHRALAGERPADSASLVLLLRCITVLTWAGHLREAQRWADHMLTTALDQDALFPRVIAHCQRAEIAVRLGDLSLALTEAKWALALTTAHHEVKSCHAVAVTEVARVRGAMGHCEESVGLLQGLHDLPASALGIRGMLRLHSGDLRGALADLLECGHRLEALEIVNPALSAWRGCAALAWKRLGNDAEARRLAETEVELARRWGNPAVIGQSLRSLGAVSSGAAAERALAESVSLLEQTDARLQLALSLVAAGQAQGRNGAYAHARQALHRGMLLAEESGARSLTAEAHQSLLASGGRLRRTPVSGLPALTPTERRIAIHAARGRTNKSIADLLHITPRTVEVHLTHVYSKLSIRGRNALPDALGAVLRHEC from the coding sequence GTGCAGCCTGAACGTGTGTCGGAACTCGCGGATCTGTTATCACGCGCGCGCAGTGCCAGGGCGGGCATGGGCAATGCCGTCCTGGTCCGGTCCGTCTCGGGAATGCGCTGTTCCGCGCTCCTGGGCGAGGTGGCCGAACGCGTGCGGCGCTTGGGCAGCATGGTCTGGAGCCTGTCGTGTTCCCCTTCGGACGCCCACCGTCGGTTCGCGGTCGTCCGCCAGCTGCGGGCCGCCTCGCTCAAGGTCGCCGGCCGGGACGAGAACATCGAGGGCGAGGAACCGCTCAGCGGAATATCCGACGGCACCGGCCCCTTCGACCATCAGCTCTTCGAAGCCCTGTGGGAAGGCTTCACACAGGGCGCCCGCCGGCATCCGCTGGTCGTCATCGTCGATCACATCCAGTGGATGGACGAGACCTCGCTGCGCTGTTTCGGCTTTCTGGTACGCCGCCTGCACCATCTGCCGGTCTTGCTGATCCTGGCCTACCGTACGGACGAAACCCCGGTCGACCGCACACTGATCGACGACATCTCCAAGTGCGACCGATGTCAGTCCCTCACCCTCTCCCCGCTCTCCGCTCACAGCGTGCGCGACATGGTCGAGACCGCCTATTCCGGGCAGGGCTGCGACGACGAGTTCGTACAGGCCTGTGCCGAGGCCACCCACGGGCGTCCCTCCCGTCTGGAAAAGCTGCTGGCGTCCCTGACCGCCGACGCCGTGCCCCCTCGGGCGTCGCAGGTCGACCGGGTGCGGCGATGCGGTGAGCGGCTACAGGCCGAGGCCGCCGCCGCCCGGCTGCTACGCCAGCCCGCCACCCTCCGCGAGGTCGCCGAGGTCGCCGCGGTACTCGGCGAAGAAGGCGATTGCGCGGTGATCGCGGACATGCTCAACCTGTACGGGGACACGATCTGGGGACTCACCGCCGAGCTGACCCGGGTGGGGGTCTTTCGCCCGACGGGCACCCCCGAGCGGTACCGCTTCACCAATGCCGAGCTGTGGAGGCTGATCCACCGGGACATGTCCGCCGATGCGCGGCGCGCGCTGCACATGCGGGCCGCCCGGCGGCTGAACGACCTGGGGGCGCCGCTGCCGCAGGTCGCCGAGCACCTGCTGCAGGCCGACGTGGCCGAGGACGCGTGGGCGTGCGGTGTCCTGAAGAACGCCGCGGACGACGCCCTGAAGGCGGGCGACCCCAAGACGTGTGCCGAGTACGCGTGGCGGGTGCTCCGGGACTGGATCCCGGAGGAAGAGCGCGCGGAGGTGCTCTGGCTGCTGGGCCGCGCCGAGGTGCTCTTCGCGCCCGCGGCCGCCGACCGCCATCTGGACGAGGCGGTCCGCCTCTTCTCCGATCCGGCGCGCCAGGCGGCGGCGATCGTGGAACGCGCCTACGCACGGGTCCTGCGGCAGGGCAGCGCCGAGTCGGCGCTGCGCCCGCCCCGCACCGTACTCGCCCATGTCGACGAGAAGGCGTTCGCCGAGCTCGCCGATACGGAGCTGAGCCTGAGCGTGCAGTCCCTGACCAGTACGGTGCCCGAGGGGGGAAGGGCGCCGGTCGTGGCGGCGCCCGACCGGCCCGCCCTGAGCCACACACTCGGCGTCACTCCCGGCGAGCGGGAGCTGCTGGCAGCCATCGCCGGCGATCTGGCCTGCCGGTCCGAGCCCCGCGACGTCCCGCTGGAGCTGGTGCACCGGGCGCTGGCGGGCGAGCGGCCGGCGGACAGCGCCTCGCTGGTGCTGCTGCTGCGATGTATCACCGTACTGACGTGGGCAGGGCATCTGCGTGAGGCGCAGCGCTGGGCCGATCACATGCTGACCACAGCGCTGGACCAGGACGCGCTCTTCCCCCGGGTGATCGCTCATTGCCAGCGCGCCGAGATCGCGGTGCGGCTGGGAGATCTGTCCCTGGCGCTCACCGAGGCCAAGTGGGCGCTGGCCCTCACCACCGCCCATCATGAGGTGAAGAGCTGCCATGCCGTCGCGGTGACCGAGGTCGCCCGGGTGCGCGGGGCCATGGGTCACTGCGAGGAGTCCGTCGGCCTCCTCCAAGGGCTCCACGATCTGCCCGCAAGCGCCCTGGGCATCCGGGGTATGTTGCGCCTGCACTCGGGTGACCTCCGGGGCGCACTCGCCGACCTGCTGGAGTGCGGGCACCGGCTGGAGGCACTGGAGATCGTCAACCCCGCTCTGAGTGCCTGGCGCGGCTGCGCCGCGCTGGCGTGGAAACGGCTCGGAAACGACGCGGAGGCCCGTCGGCTCGCGGAGACGGAGGTCGAACTGGCCCGGCGCTGGGGCAATCCGGCGGTCATCGGCCAGTCGTTGCGCTCGCTGGGGGCAGTGAGCTCGGGGGCGGCGGCGGAGCGCGCGCTGGCCGAGTCCGTGTCCCTGCTCGAGCAGACCGACGCCCGGCTCCAGCTGGCGCTTTCCCTCGTCGCGGCGGGCCAGGCGCAGGGGCGCAACGGTGCTTACGCCCATGCCCGGCAGGCGCTGCACAGGGGAATGCTGCTCGCCGAGGAGTCGGGCGCGCGGTCGCTCACCGCCGAGGCGCACCAATCGCTGCTCGCCTCGGGGGGACGGCTTCGGCGCACCCCGGTGTCCGGGCTCCCGGCCCTCACACCGACCGAGCGTCGTATCGCCATACACGCTGCCCGGGGGAGAACCAACAAGAGCATCGCCGATCTGCTGCACATCACCCCGCGCACCGTCGAGGTCCATCTCACGCATGTCTACAGCAAATTGTCCATCCGCGGACGGAACGCCCTGCCCGACGCCCTGGGCGCGGTGCTGCGCCACGAGTGCTGA
- a CDS encoding methyltransferase domain-containing protein produces the protein MGEAGQPVTPGAHSYRPERELGGFEQEVERLAHQATLTWAHEWRILQPLAPSGGGAVLDAGCGNGAVTAELSAALPESRVVGLDAHPGLLDRARARAAAGAELELLLGDIGDTPFADATFDMVLSRYVFQHLREPVAAARELRRVLRPGGHLVVIDVDAGLWGTAEPDLSGLAQEAYRALGAAQSAAGGDRLIARRLPRVLRDAGFTDVTVRPFAYTSDEVGLAALAPQLSPERLLPLVERGAVGMTAYLRAMTAWQSFVAGDGFVLLLGFAVVGRR, from the coding sequence ATGGGTGAGGCGGGACAGCCGGTGACGCCAGGCGCTCACAGCTACCGCCCCGAAAGGGAACTGGGCGGATTCGAGCAGGAGGTCGAGCGCTTGGCCCACCAGGCCACGCTGACCTGGGCGCACGAGTGGCGCATCCTCCAGCCGCTGGCGCCCTCCGGCGGTGGGGCGGTGCTGGACGCGGGCTGCGGAAACGGCGCGGTGACCGCCGAACTGAGCGCCGCGCTGCCGGAATCCCGAGTCGTCGGACTGGACGCGCACCCCGGACTCCTGGACCGGGCGCGCGCCCGCGCGGCGGCCGGAGCGGAACTGGAGCTGCTCCTGGGCGACATCGGCGACACACCGTTCGCGGACGCGACGTTCGACATGGTGCTGTCCAGGTACGTCTTCCAGCACCTGCGGGAGCCGGTCGCCGCGGCACGGGAGCTGCGCCGGGTCCTGCGGCCGGGCGGGCACCTCGTCGTGATCGACGTCGATGCCGGGTTGTGGGGGACGGCGGAGCCCGACCTGTCGGGCTTGGCCCAAGAGGCGTACCGCGCACTCGGCGCGGCGCAGTCCGCGGCCGGCGGGGACCGGCTGATCGCCCGGCGCCTGCCCCGCGTGCTCAGGGACGCCGGCTTCACCGACGTGACCGTGCGGCCGTTCGCCTACACCAGCGACGAAGTGGGGCTCGCGGCCCTGGCGCCGCAATTGTCCCCGGAGCGGCTGCTGCCGCTGGTCGAGCGGGGCGCGGTCGGCATGACGGCGTATCTCCGGGCGATGACCGCCTGGCAGAGCTTCGTGGCCGGTGACGGCTTCGTGCTGCTGCTGGGGTTCGCCGTGGTGGGGCGCCGCTAG
- a CDS encoding cytochrome P450, with product MLRPTRSDAIPTAGSDDRPPGPAEDLALAGIRADPLTFLQDLVTEYGDLCSHRTRGQTVWFANTPELARHILKDNYTNYTKAGTPDDFMLTPLLGKGLLTSNGAQWERQRRLCAPSFRRVAVESFDGLMVEAALDLATAWGEAADRGDAVRVDHDFTSLTLRVVASALLGSELTAAGRGFGQAVDDINRFIGHFDGTPPQDEDVRARLRAYTGAKGFLDRVVGTMIGARRLTGPHGHPGDLLDAMLGARDEHGDALFDQEVHDQVLTMVMAGHETTAKALSWTLHLLDRYPEHAARVRTEIDRVLGTRLPTAADLSELVHTRQCLDEAIRLFPPVWLISRLAVNDDLLGGFRIPAGTLVCISPWTLHRHPEYWEAPEEYRPERRHSRAGHSYLPFGGGPRVCIGQAFATTEAMLVLTVVLQRLRLTRAPGTTVVPEALVTLRPRDGLLMRVERRHG from the coding sequence ATGCTCCGCCCCACCCGGTCCGACGCCATCCCGACGGCCGGCTCCGACGACCGCCCCCCAGGGCCGGCGGAGGACCTGGCGCTGGCCGGCATCCGCGCGGACCCGCTCACCTTCCTCCAGGACCTGGTCACCGAGTACGGCGACCTCTGCAGCCATCGCACCCGCGGCCAGACCGTGTGGTTCGCCAATACGCCCGAACTCGCCCGGCACATCCTGAAGGACAACTACACCAACTACACCAAGGCCGGGACGCCGGACGACTTCATGCTGACCCCTCTGCTCGGAAAGGGGCTGCTCACCAGCAACGGCGCGCAGTGGGAGCGGCAGCGGCGACTGTGCGCGCCGTCCTTCCGGCGGGTGGCGGTGGAGTCGTTCGACGGCCTGATGGTCGAGGCGGCTCTCGACCTGGCCACCGCCTGGGGCGAGGCGGCCGACCGGGGCGATGCCGTCCGGGTGGACCACGACTTCACCTCACTCACCCTGCGGGTGGTGGCCTCCGCGCTGCTCGGCTCCGAACTGACCGCGGCCGGACGTGGTTTCGGGCAGGCGGTCGACGACATCAACCGGTTCATCGGGCACTTCGACGGGACCCCGCCCCAGGACGAGGACGTCCGGGCCCGGCTCCGGGCGTACACGGGCGCGAAGGGCTTCCTGGACAGGGTGGTCGGCACCATGATCGGGGCCCGGCGGCTGACCGGCCCCCATGGGCACCCCGGGGACCTGCTGGACGCGATGCTGGGCGCCCGGGACGAGCACGGCGACGCCCTCTTTGACCAGGAGGTGCACGACCAGGTCCTGACCATGGTCATGGCCGGTCACGAGACCACCGCGAAGGCCCTCAGCTGGACGCTCCACCTGCTCGACCGGTACCCCGAGCACGCGGCGCGGGTGCGCACCGAGATCGACCGGGTCCTGGGTACCCGGCTGCCGACCGCCGCGGACCTGTCCGAGCTGGTCCATACCCGGCAGTGTCTGGACGAGGCCATCCGCCTGTTCCCGCCGGTGTGGCTGATCTCCCGGCTCGCGGTGAACGACGACCTCCTCGGCGGGTTCCGTATCCCCGCCGGCACGCTGGTGTGCATCAGCCCCTGGACGCTGCACCGGCATCCGGAGTACTGGGAGGCGCCCGAGGAGTACCGGCCCGAGCGCCGGCACAGCCGGGCGGGGCACTCGTACCTGCCGTTCGGCGGTGGCCCCCGGGTCTGCATCGGACAGGCCTTCGCCACGACGGAGGCGATGCTCGTCCTCACGGTCGTCCTCCAGCGGCTCCGGCTGACCCGGGCACCCGGCACCACGGTCGTCCCCGAGGCGCTGGTCACCTTGCGTCCGCGGGACGGTCTGCTGATGCGGGTGGAGCGGCGCCATGGGTGA
- a CDS encoding NHLP bacteriocin export ABC transporter permease/ATPase subunit, translating into MTTSHFPIWSGSEAMDFSELAAILGPRTEGVFALDDPGRLWFVTEGMLDLFAVSEEDSGRWTFLCRVGTGTVLCGGRSDGPVLVGKPLPGGAVRDGTLVDALSVVRRTAGHGAWPRDGGPGSRLAAQLAAGLDAGFVALADAVRTELPPREFVPLETDSAGGVSRPSRRTRLPAGSMARSVDGAVWIQVLQGSVGLALTDVNEADARSRPAATPPSPPPPPPPPPPPPPPAPSPPPSPPSASDAFATSGWPGRGTTKRFLVTEADWVRSPKGAVVGVLRTAEVMADPDFAHEVLSQQRLLMRRLTDRMISRRSTARREMRQRRKLDAETLQRSSRALTAVLDPFGLSGDGDFDPSDQDTYLAVARIVGHASGVDITRASTSEASDARLGPVERIAVSSRFRTRQIRLDGRWWRTDLGPLFAHLGPDTTGGPGGPPGDAVTKRTPVALIWRRGRYEARQPGGKAVRVGRAYAARLENTAWMFYPPLPDEPLSRGALVRFGLRGSARDAGVMVGLGLAAALLGLLVPVLTGKVLGDLVPRADRGPVTQVCVVLFTAAVFSAVLSAVQNLSLLRLEGRFEGRAQAAVWDRLLRLPTAFFTKVSTGELSNSAMGVSTIREVLSGITNQVVLGCLLFVTNMSLLFFYSVPLALMALALALAGGGVCLVVGIKQTTWQQRLTEHDHKLAGTLFQMLGGLSKLRVAVAEDRAYAHWALGFAQSRRLSSRARRLQNVVTVFNSGYLLVCSLLLFALVGGPASHQLSVSDFLTFNSAYGMMLAACVQVTGSITMASAVIPLFDGLQPVISEVPEVSATKESPGDLYGEIEVSNVSFRYHDDQPPVLHDVSFQARPGEFVAIVGPTGCGKSTLLRLLIGFDEPTTGAVLYDGMDLSSLDVTAVRRQCGVVLQNGNLFAGSVLSNICGMGNYSLDEAWEAAEMAGLDEDLGRMPMGMHTVLSEGATTLSAGQRQRLMIARALIGRPRILFFDEATSALDNRTQEIVTQSMRRLNASRIVIAHRLSTVMRADRVLVLDAGRLVQAGSPDELLKDKDGMFYRLVQRQMS; encoded by the coding sequence GTGACCACATCCCACTTCCCGATCTGGTCCGGCTCGGAAGCGATGGATTTCTCCGAGCTCGCCGCGATCCTCGGTCCTCGGACAGAGGGCGTCTTCGCACTGGACGACCCCGGGCGCCTGTGGTTCGTCACCGAGGGCATGCTGGACCTCTTCGCCGTCAGCGAGGAGGACAGCGGACGCTGGACCTTCCTGTGCCGCGTCGGGACCGGCACCGTACTGTGCGGCGGCCGGTCGGACGGGCCGGTCCTCGTCGGCAAACCGCTGCCCGGCGGAGCCGTGCGCGACGGCACGCTGGTCGACGCGCTCTCCGTCGTGCGTCGCACTGCCGGACACGGCGCCTGGCCGCGCGACGGCGGGCCGGGAAGCCGGCTGGCGGCGCAACTGGCGGCCGGACTGGACGCCGGGTTCGTGGCACTGGCCGACGCCGTGCGGACCGAGTTGCCGCCGAGGGAATTCGTTCCGCTGGAAACGGACAGCGCCGGCGGGGTGTCCCGGCCTTCGCGCCGCACCCGGCTGCCGGCCGGGTCCATGGCACGCTCGGTCGACGGCGCGGTCTGGATCCAGGTCCTCCAGGGTTCGGTCGGACTGGCGCTGACCGACGTCAACGAGGCCGACGCGCGCTCCCGGCCCGCCGCCACCCCACCATCCCCACCGCCCCCACCACCCCCACCACCCCCACCACCCCCACCAGCCCCGTCACCCCCGCCGTCCCCACCGTCCGCATCCGACGCGTTCGCCACATCCGGCTGGCCCGGCCGAGGCACCACGAAACGGTTCCTGGTCACCGAGGCGGACTGGGTGCGCTCTCCCAAGGGCGCGGTGGTGGGCGTACTGCGCACCGCGGAGGTCATGGCCGACCCGGACTTCGCCCACGAGGTCCTGTCCCAGCAGCGCCTTCTCATGCGACGGCTGACCGATCGGATGATCAGCCGGCGGTCCACGGCCCGCCGCGAGATGCGACAGCGCCGGAAACTGGACGCCGAGACGCTACAGCGCTCCTCCCGCGCTCTGACGGCCGTGCTCGACCCGTTCGGGCTGTCGGGGGACGGCGACTTCGACCCGTCCGACCAGGACACCTATCTGGCGGTGGCCCGCATCGTCGGGCACGCCTCGGGCGTCGACATCACCCGCGCCTCCACGTCGGAGGCCTCCGACGCCCGGCTGGGCCCCGTGGAGCGGATCGCGGTGTCCTCGCGTTTCCGCACCCGGCAGATCCGTCTGGACGGCAGATGGTGGCGCACGGACCTGGGGCCGCTGTTCGCCCACCTCGGTCCGGATACCACCGGTGGACCGGGGGGCCCGCCGGGCGACGCCGTCACCAAGCGCACCCCGGTGGCGCTGATCTGGCGGCGGGGCCGGTACGAGGCCCGGCAGCCCGGCGGCAAGGCCGTGCGGGTCGGCCGTGCCTACGCCGCACGGCTGGAGAACACCGCGTGGATGTTCTACCCGCCGCTGCCGGACGAACCCCTGAGCCGGGGCGCGCTGGTCCGGTTCGGTCTGCGCGGCAGCGCGCGGGACGCGGGGGTGATGGTCGGACTCGGACTGGCCGCGGCACTGCTCGGACTGCTGGTTCCGGTGCTCACCGGTAAGGTGCTCGGCGACCTGGTGCCCCGTGCCGATCGGGGGCCGGTGACGCAGGTGTGCGTGGTCCTGTTCACCGCGGCGGTGTTCTCGGCGGTGCTGTCGGCGGTCCAGAACCTGTCGCTGCTGCGGTTGGAAGGGCGCTTCGAGGGGCGGGCGCAAGCCGCGGTGTGGGACCGGCTCCTGCGGCTCCCCACCGCGTTCTTCACCAAGGTCTCCACCGGAGAGCTGAGCAATTCCGCGATGGGTGTCAGCACCATCCGGGAGGTGCTGTCCGGCATCACCAACCAGGTGGTACTGGGCTGCCTGCTGTTCGTCACCAACATGAGTCTGCTGTTCTTCTACAGCGTCCCGCTGGCCTTGATGGCGCTGGCCCTGGCACTCGCCGGTGGCGGGGTCTGCCTGGTGGTGGGGATCAAGCAGACCACATGGCAGCAGCGACTGACCGAGCACGACCACAAGCTGGCCGGAACCCTTTTCCAGATGCTCGGCGGTCTGTCCAAGCTGCGCGTCGCCGTGGCGGAGGACCGGGCGTACGCCCACTGGGCTCTGGGATTCGCCCAGTCCCGGCGGCTGTCCTCCCGCGCGCGCCGCTTGCAGAACGTGGTCACCGTCTTCAACTCCGGGTATCTGCTGGTGTGTTCGCTGCTGCTGTTCGCGCTCGTCGGCGGCCCGGCCAGCCACCAGCTCTCCGTCAGCGATTTCCTGACGTTCAACAGTGCCTACGGCATGATGCTGGCGGCCTGTGTCCAGGTCACCGGGAGTATCACCATGGCGTCAGCCGTGATACCGCTCTTCGACGGCCTGCAACCGGTGATCTCCGAGGTGCCGGAGGTGTCGGCCACCAAGGAGTCGCCCGGCGACCTGTACGGCGAGATCGAGGTCAGCAACGTCAGCTTCCGCTATCACGACGACCAGCCGCCGGTGCTGCACGATGTCAGCTTCCAGGCGCGGCCGGGGGAGTTCGTCGCCATCGTGGGGCCGACGGGGTGCGGGAAGTCGACGCTGCTCAGGCTGCTCATCGGTTTCGACGAGCCCACCACCGGAGCGGTCCTGTACGACGGCATGGACCTGTCGTCGCTCGACGTGACGGCCGTCCGCCGACAGTGCGGTGTCGTGCTGCAGAACGGAAACCTGTTCGCCGGCAGCGTCCTGTCCAACATCTGCGGCATGGGCAACTACTCGCTCGACGAAGCGTGGGAGGCCGCCGAGATGGCCGGACTCGACGAGGATCTCGGACGGATGCCGATGGGCATGCACACCGTCCTTTCCGAAGGGGCGACGACGCTGTCGGCCGGCCAGCGACAGCGGCTCATGATCGCCCGTGCGCTGATCGGCCGGCCCCGCATCCTCTTCTTCGACGAGGCCACCAGCGCGCTGGACAACCGCACCCAGGAGATCGTCACGCAGAGCATGCGGCGGCTGAACGCGAGCCGCATCGTGATCGCCCACCGGCTGTCGACGGTGATGCGGGCGGACCGGGTGCTGGTCCTGGACGCCGGCCGGCTCGTGCAGGCCGGCAGTCCCGACGAACTGCTGAAGGACAAGGACGGCATGTTCTACCGCCTCGTCCAGCGGCAGATGTCCTGA
- a CDS encoding NHLP family bacteriocin export ABC transporter peptidase/permease/ATPase subunit, giving the protein MTTRSVPPQHTPGRKADSEAAGEQPHHGMRRGRREGRSRKRMRVRTPTVIQLEAVECGAASLSMVLGHFGRFVPLEELRTACGVSRDGAKASNLLRAARSYGLLARGRQMEVEKLRTLRPPTILFWNFNHFVVYEGMGTRLGRPVVHLNDPASGKRTVSLEEFDNSFTGIVLTFERGPDFQRGGRPPRILSDLYARYSSNGGALLLALLASILLIIPGVAVPAFTRAFIDRVLNNGDHSFITPLIGAMGVAAGLTVVLTLLQQAHLLRVESSTAIRSSARVVRHLLRLPVVFFTQRNPAEISQRVASNDRVAEILSRDVATAAVSALLVVFYAILLWTYDAELTVIGVGVALLNIVVLRLVSRLRSDAVTKLRADRARLTAASFNGLQLIETMKASGTENDYFGRWAGFQAKVVSGSQVLGTPTALLAVVPPLLAAVDSGCILLIGGLKAIDGAISIGLLVAFQTLVTNFSRPVSQLTNLGPRVQDVAADINRLKDIERFPLAADFGAVTPGSGPAGAPKVGPGRAPAPQDPPRRQAPDRPAPSPSAASRRPTSVASVELRGITFGYSPLGDPLLRDFDLSVRPGQRVALVGGSGSGKSTVSRLIAGLYEPWSGQILFDGRERREYARDTLGSAVAFVDQDIFLFEGTVRENVTLWDTSIPDDRIVAALRAAAVYDVVASRPGTLGSFVAEGGSNFSGGQRQRLEIARALVRGPSVMVLDEATSALDAETEKRIDDNLRRLGCACVIIAHRLSTIRDSDEILVLDHGRVVQRGTHHTLVGAEGLYADLIREQ; this is encoded by the coding sequence ATGACGACTCGATCCGTTCCCCCACAGCACACGCCGGGCCGGAAGGCCGACTCCGAGGCGGCGGGCGAACAGCCGCACCACGGGATGCGGCGCGGCCGGCGCGAGGGCCGCTCCAGAAAGCGGATGCGCGTCCGTACCCCGACCGTGATCCAGCTGGAGGCGGTCGAATGCGGCGCGGCCTCACTGAGCATGGTGCTGGGCCACTTCGGGCGGTTCGTCCCGCTGGAGGAGCTGCGGACCGCCTGCGGCGTCTCCCGGGACGGGGCCAAGGCGTCGAACCTGCTGCGAGCGGCCAGAAGCTACGGTCTGCTGGCCAGAGGCCGGCAGATGGAGGTGGAAAAACTCCGCACGCTGCGGCCGCCGACGATCCTGTTCTGGAATTTCAACCACTTCGTGGTCTACGAGGGTATGGGCACCCGGCTCGGACGGCCGGTGGTCCACCTCAACGACCCCGCCTCCGGCAAGCGCACGGTCAGCCTCGAGGAGTTCGACAACAGCTTCACCGGCATCGTCCTCACCTTCGAGCGCGGGCCGGACTTCCAGCGCGGCGGACGCCCCCCGCGCATCCTCTCGGACCTGTACGCCCGCTACAGCAGCAACGGTGGGGCACTGCTGCTCGCGCTGCTGGCCAGTATCCTGCTGATCATCCCCGGCGTGGCGGTTCCCGCGTTCACACGGGCCTTCATCGACCGGGTACTGAACAACGGCGATCACTCCTTCATCACACCGTTGATCGGCGCGATGGGCGTGGCCGCCGGGCTGACCGTCGTGCTGACCCTGCTTCAGCAGGCACATCTGCTGCGGGTGGAGTCGTCGACGGCGATCCGCAGTTCCGCCCGCGTCGTCCGGCACCTGCTGCGCCTGCCGGTGGTCTTCTTCACGCAGCGCAACCCGGCCGAGATCTCCCAGCGGGTCGCCTCCAACGACAGAGTCGCCGAGATCCTGTCCCGGGACGTGGCGACCGCGGCGGTCAGCGCGCTGCTCGTGGTGTTCTACGCGATCCTGCTGTGGACCTACGATGCCGAGTTGACCGTGATCGGCGTCGGGGTGGCCCTGCTGAACATCGTGGTGCTGCGCCTGGTGTCACGGCTCCGCAGCGACGCGGTGACCAAACTCCGGGCGGACCGGGCGCGGCTGACAGCGGCGTCGTTCAACGGCCTCCAGCTCATCGAGACGATGAAGGCGTCAGGCACCGAGAACGACTACTTCGGGCGCTGGGCGGGCTTCCAGGCCAAGGTGGTGTCCGGATCGCAGGTCCTCGGCACGCCCACCGCGCTGCTCGCCGTCGTACCACCGCTCCTGGCGGCGGTGGACAGTGGCTGCATCCTGCTGATCGGCGGTCTCAAGGCGATCGACGGGGCCATCTCCATCGGTCTGCTGGTCGCCTTCCAGACGCTGGTGACGAACTTCAGCCGTCCGGTCTCCCAGCTGACCAACCTGGGGCCGCGGGTGCAGGACGTGGCCGCCGACATCAACCGGCTCAAGGACATCGAACGGTTCCCGCTGGCCGCCGACTTCGGTGCCGTGACGCCCGGCAGCGGCCCGGCCGGCGCGCCGAAGGTCGGACCCGGCCGGGCACCGGCGCCGCAGGATCCGCCCCGGCGCCAGGCCCCGGACCGACCCGCACCCTCGCCGTCCGCGGCCTCCCGCCGGCCCACCAGCGTGGCGAGCGTGGAGCTGCGCGGTATCACCTTCGGATACAGCCCGCTGGGGGATCCGCTGCTGCGGGACTTCGATCTGAGCGTGCGGCCCGGACAGCGCGTGGCGCTGGTGGGCGGCTCGGGGAGCGGGAAGTCCACGGTGAGCCGGCTCATCGCCGGTCTGTACGAGCCGTGGTCCGGCCAGATCCTTTTCGACGGCCGGGAACGCCGGGAGTACGCCCGCGACACCCTCGGCAGCGCGGTGGCCTTCGTCGACCAGGACATCTTCCTCTTCGAGGGAACCGTCCGGGAGAACGTCACCTTGTGGGACACCTCCATCCCCGACGACAGGATCGTCGCCGCGCTGCGCGCCGCGGCCGTCTACGACGTCGTGGCCTCCCGGCCGGGCACCCTCGGCAGCTTCGTCGCCGAGGGCGGCTCCAACTTCTCCGGAGGCCAGCGGCAGCGTCTGGAGATCGCCCGCGCACTGGTCCGCGGGCCCAGCGTCATGGTGCTCGACGAGGCCACGAGCGCCCTGGACGCGGAGACCGAGAAGCGCATCGACGACAACCTCCGCCGGCTCGGCTGCGCTTGCGTGATCATCGCCCACCGGCTGTCGACGATCCGGGACAGCGACGAGATCCTGGTACTGGATCACGGCCGGGTCGTGCAGCGCGGCACGCATCACACCCTTGTCGGGGCGGAGGGACTGTACGCCGACTTGATCCGGGAGCAATGA